The genomic region CGACGGCGGCGAGACGCTGAACGACTTGTTGTGGCGCGCGCGCGGCGGGAGCGAGGAACGATGAGCGCGCGCAAGGTCTTTGTGCGCACGCACGGCTGCCAGATGAACGACTACGATTCCGGCAAGATACTCGACATCCTCGCGGCCTCGCACGACATGACGCCGGCGGACTCGCCGGAAGAGGCCGATGTGCTGCTGCTGAACACCTGCTCGGTGCGCGAAAAGGCGCAGGAGAAGGTGTTCTCCGAACTCGGGCGCTGGAAGGCGCTGAAGCGGCGCAAGCCGGGCGTTGTCATCGGCGTCGGCGGCTGCGTCGCCAGCCAGGAGGGCGACGCCATCCGCGCGCGCGCGCCGTGCGTGGACATCGTCTTCGGGCCGCAGACGATACAGCGGCTGCCGGCGATGCTGGACAGCGTCAAGCGCGATGGCAGGCCGACGGTGGACATCCGCTTCCCGGAGATGGAGAAATTCGACCGCCTGCCGGAGGCGCGCGCCGACGGCCCCACCGCCTTCGTCTCCATCATGGAGGGGTGCAGCAAGTACTGCACCTTCTGCGTCGTCCCGTACACACGCGGCGAGGAAGTCAGCCGCCCGCTGCATGGCGTGCTCGGCGAGGTCGCCGCGCTGGCGGCGCAGGGTGTGCGCGAGGTGACGCTGCTGGGGCAGAATGTCAACGGCTACCGCCGGCGCGACGGCGGCGACTGCACCGACTTCGCGACGCTGCTGTACCATGTCGCCGCCGTCCCCGGCATTGACCGCATCCGCTACACGACCTCGCACCCGATTGAGTTCAGCGACGGCCTGATTGAGGCCCACGCCGCGATTCCGCAACTGGCAGGGCATCTGCACCTGCCGGTGCAAAGCGGCTCCGACCGCATTCTCGCGCTGATGAAGCGCGGCTACACGGCG from Gammaproteobacteria bacterium harbors:
- the miaB gene encoding tRNA (N6-isopentenyl adenosine(37)-C2)-methylthiotransferase MiaB, producing the protein MSARKVFVRTHGCQMNDYDSGKILDILAASHDMTPADSPEEADVLLLNTCSVREKAQEKVFSELGRWKALKRRKPGVVIGVGGCVASQEGDAIRARAPCVDIVFGPQTIQRLPAMLDSVKRDGRPTVDIRFPEMEKFDRLPEARADGPTAFVSIMEGCSKYCTFCVVPYTRGEEVSRPLHGVLGEVAALAAQGVREVTLLGQNVNGYRRRDGGDCTDFATLLYHVAAVPGIDRIRYTTSHPIEFSDGLIEAHAAIPQLAGHLHLPVQSGSDRILALMKRGYTAPEYKSIVRKLRKARPNLSLSSDFIVGFPGESDDDFERTMALIEEVGYDQSFSFLYSRRPGTPAAALPDDTPPEVKKHRLARLQRRITAMAAAISEAMVGAVERVLVCGPSKKTPGQVCGRTENNRVVNFDAGPEWTGRWAEVEITRALPNSLQGRLVSH